TCGTGTCGGTGATGGTGCTGAAGGAAGGTTGGGACGTGCGCAATGTGACTACGATCGTGGGGCTGCGGGCATACTCGGCCAAGAGCAACATCCTGCCGGAACAGACGCTGGGACGCGGCCTGCGCAAGATGTATCCCGGGCGCGTGGAAGAATATGTCAGCGTGGTCGGCACCAACGCGTTTATGGAGTTTGTCGAATCGATCCAGAGAGAAGGCGTGGTGCTCGAGCATAAGCCGATGGGAGAAGGGACGCAGCCGAAGGCGCCGATTGTAATTGAGATCGACAAAGAGAACGAGAAGAAAGATATCGACGCACTGGAGATCGAGATACCGGTGCTAAGCGGGCGCATCTACCGGGAGTACAAGAACCTGAGCGAGCTGGACGCAGGCGCGCTCGCGCATGAGAGGGTTCAGTACCGGCAATTCAGCGAGGAAGAGCAGCGGGAGATCGTGTTCAAGGACATCACGACCGGCGAGGTGACGCACACGACCATGCTCGATGGCGTAGGGGTCGCGGACTACCACAGCGTGATCGGCTACTTCGCACAAACAATCTTAAAGGACTTGCGGCTGGTGAGCGGCTACGACGTGCTGTACGGGAAGGTCAAAGCATTTGTTCAGACCGAGCTGTTCGATCGGCAGGTGGAACTAGAAGACGCGAATACGCTGCGCAACCTGTCGGAACTGGCGGCCACCAAGACATTGCTCGAGACGTTCAAGCGGGCGATCAACGCATTGACGGTGCGGGACAAAGGCGAGGCGGAGATTCGCGACACGATCAAGCTGCGGCATACGCGGCCATTCGTGGTGAAGGAGCAGGAGTACATCGTCGCGAAGAAGAGCGTCTTCAATCGCATCGTAGGGGACAGCCGGTTCGAGTTGATCTTCGCGCGCTTTCTGGAAGATTGCGACGACGTGGTTTCCTACGCGAAGAACTACCTGGCGGTGGGTTTCAAGCTGGACTACGTGAATGCGGACGGGAGCATCGCGAACTACTATCCGGATTTTATCGTCAAGGTGTCGGACACGCGAACTTATGTCGTCGAAACCAAAGGGCAGGAAGAGTTGGACGTGCCGCGCAAGATGGAGCGGCTGCGGCAATGGTGCGAGGACCTGAATCGGGCGCAATCGGAGGTCAAGTACGACTTTGTGTACGTGGACCTGGATAGTTTCGAGCGATACAGGCCAGCGTCGTTCGAGCAACTGGTCGAAGGGTTCAGAGAGTACAAGGAGGTGAAGTGAGCGGGGGAAGAAAAGAGAAGAGAGAAAAAGAAGAACTGAAACCCACACTGGGTTTCAGACTTCCTGTGGCACTGAAGATGCGCGCTACGCGCTTATAGAAGGAAAGAGGGTTGGAGAACAGAGGTCTTAGTGGGGAGGGAAGATGCGGGCTTCGCCCTGTTAGTAAGGGAAGAAAGGAGGAGGCGGTGGAGAACGTGAGCGCCGTGGTGATGGTTGAACGCGGGGAGGAACGATGCGGGCTTCGCCCTGTTAATAAAGGGGAGAAGATGCTGCGGCCGAACACCCCGCCCGTTATTTTACGGGAGAGGAAGCCGAGTCCCGCTGGCGCGAAGCCGACTTCGGGCCGCAGGGCCGAATCGCAATAAGAGAGGATGCGGGCTACGCCCTGTTAGTAAATGGAGCGGAAGAAGGAGTGTCGAGAGATGGATTTGGTAGCCTCGTCCGCCTGCACCCTCACCGGCCTCTTTATCCTGGAGCGATTCGGCCCTGCGGCCCGAAGTCGGCTTCGCGTGCGTTCCGCCGCTTCGGCTTTCCTCTCCCGCAACGAAGCGGGCGAGGGAGGGGAAAGGATCCGGGATTTTGCGGCTGCGCAGCGGTCGGCTCAGAATGACAATAGGGACGAGCGGGCGAGGGAAAGCGAGACGGGATTGTTCGGCTGCGCGGAGGTGGCCTCAGAACGACAAATGGGGAAGAGGGAGAAATGACGGCGCGAGCGTTCGGATCGTTTCCGGCGGCGCAAAATAGAATGCTCGAACAATAGCTAGTAAGTGCATTCTGCGTAACTCTCTGACTAATGAGATAGTAGTCAATAGGATACTCAGTTAGTAGTATGAAACTCTTCAACGACATCCTGACCGGCAAGGACAATCTGACCTTCGATGCGGCGCGGGTGGTAGGGGTGTTCGGCGCGTTCGCCTATATCGTGTTCTGGTGCGTGCAGGTCTATGAGGGGCGTCATTTCGACCCGTCGGAGGCGGACGCCTACGGCAAGGGGCTCGGCCTGGTGCTGCTGTCGATGTCGGGTGCGGTGCTGTTAAAAAAATCGACCGAGCCGGAGCCGCCGGGGGCAAACCGTCCAGGCGGTGTCAATTGAGCTGGGAAGCGGTCGCGTCATTTTCGCTGGTGCTGGTGACGCTGATCGGAATCAACCTGGGCATGATCAAATCGATGCTGGACCGGCATTATCATATGACGCTGCGGGAAGCCGAGCGGTGGCAGGAAATCGAGCGCGGGCTGTTCGACTTGCGCGCGATGCTGCCGCTCGAGTACGTGCGGCGCGAGGACTGGATCCGGTTTGGCGGCACGCTCGACGCAAAACTCGACGCGCTGCGGGAAGAAATGCGCGAAGATATTTCAGGGGTGAAGGAAAGGTTGTATGCAGGACGGAATTGACCTCGCGCAGCGGCAGCGCGAAGAGGCGCGGTGGCGAATGTTGCGGGTGGTCGATGCGGGGCGGCCGATCGCGGTCTCGGAGCAGATCATCTGGCGGGTGCTGTCGGATATCAAGCTCGGGCTCACGCAGGTGGGAGTGCGGCGCGAGCTTTCGTATCTCCGCGATTCGGGTCTGCTCGAACTGGAAGGCGAGGACACACAGACGTGGTTCGCGAAGTTGACCGCGAACGGAGTGGACGTGGTCGAGTACAACTATCCGGCGCCGGCGGGCGTCGCGCGTCCGAAGAAATATTGGTAGGCGCGCAGATGGAAGAAAAAAAAGCCGCGCCCGCGGTCGAGGAGAGTGCTCGGTCCGAACGGATTCCATTCAAGCCGACGCTGAAGCATCGCACGTGGAAGATCGCCGGGCTGCCGGACGATCTGCGCGCCGAACTCGATCGGCAACTGGGCAACAACACCTTCCAGAGTTCCCGCGCACTGTCGAAGTGGCTCGGGGAGAACGGTTATGAGATATCGCACGCGGCGATTCACAAATACGGGCAGAAGTTCGAGCGGCGGCTGGCGGCGGTGAGAATCGCAAGCGAGCAGGCGCGAATCGTGTGCGATCAATTCAAGAATGACGACGACGAAGCGATGCAGAACGCGCTGATGCGGCTGGTGCAAAGCCAGTTGTTTCAGGTGCTGGTGGCGGTCAACGAAACCGCGAAGCGCACGCCCCAGGGGCGGGTGGCGGACGTGATCCCGGTCAATCTGACGGCGCTCGCGAGAAGCGTGGCGGGACTGCTGCGGGTGGATGCCGAGCGGCGGCGCTGGAGCGAACGGACGCGAGCGAGGATCGAGCAGGCGGCGGAGACGATCGAGGCGGCGAAGAGCGAGGGGCTCAGCGAGAACGTCGCGTCGAGGATTCGGGGCGTGCTGATGGCGATCGAGGAGTAGGAGGAAGAGGGAAGAGATCCGAAACCTCAAGCAGGTGGAGTTTACCCTGAGCCTCGAAGGGGCCGCTTCCTGGGGTGACGCGAAGCCGACTTCGGGCCGCAGGGCCGAATCGCAATAAGAGGGGATGCGGGCTTCGCCCTGTTAGTAAGGGACGCAAGGGAGGAGGTGGTGAACGAGCGTCGGGGGTGATGGGGTTGAACGCGGGGAGGAAGAGTTGGAACCGCAGATTGCAGGCAGATTGTCGGGATTGAGGAGATGGGTGGGTAGAGAACGGGGTCTGCTTGCAGGGCCTGCGATCGCGCGCGCGGGCGCGCGCGATCGCAGCACCCTCACCGGCCTCACCGCGTTCCGCGGTTTCGGCTTCCTCTCCCGTAAAGTAACGGGCGAGGATTAAGAAGGATTCTTCGCTTCGCGCAGAATGGGAAATTGGTGAATCGAGGGAAGCGCGGAATAGCCAATAGTATTTCAGGGAATGAGAGGGAGATGAAAATCAGAGAGGAAAGCGAGCAAGACGCGATAGTCAAATGAGTAGTCAATTGTGAATAGTCAGACGCCGGCGGAAATACTACTTCCGTATCAGCGGCGGTGGCTGGCGGACCAAAGCCAGGTCAAGGTGATCGAGAAGTCGCGGCGAATCGGGCTCACGTGGACCGAGGCGGGCGAGCGCGCGCTGGGGGCGGCGACCGCGGGGCGGGCCGGGATGGATGGCTGGTATATCGGCTACAACAAGGACATGGCGCTCGAGTTTATCGAAGCGGCGGCGGGGTGGGCGCGCCGTTTCAACCAGGCGGGAAAGGAACTTGAAGAGATCGCGATCGAAGACGAGCGCGCGGATATCCTGGCGTACCGGATTCGATTCGCGTCGGGGCACAAGATTGTGGCGCTGTCGTCGCGGCCGTCGAATCTGCGCGGCAAGTCGGGTTGCGCGGTGATCGACGAGGCGGCCTTTCACGAGGACCTGCCGGGACTGCTGAAGGCCGCGCTGGCATTCACGATGTGGGGCGGACTGGTGCGGGTGATCTCTACTCACAACGGCGCCGACAGCGCTTTTAATGAACTAGTCAATGAGATTCGGGCGGGTAGAGTCCCATACTCACTTCATCGGACGACCTTCGACGATGCCTTGGCCGACGGACTATACAAAAAGATTTGCCAGTATCGCGGAATAGAATGGACTGAGACGGGCGAACGCGAGTGGCGGCAGCAGATAATTGATTTTTACGGCGAGAATGCGGACGAGGAATTGTTCTGCGTGCCGCGCGCGTCGTCGGGAACCTACCTTAGTTCGATATTGATCGAGGCGCGGATGCGCGACGGCGTGCCGGTGCTGCGCTACGAGCCGCGGGCCGAGTTTGCGGCGCGGAGCGAGGCGGAAAGGCATTCGGAGATCGAGGCGTGGTGCGAGGAGAATCTGGCCGGCGTGCTGGCGGGGCTCGATCCGTCGCTGGCGAGTTGCTTCGGCGAGGATTTCGGACGGTCGGGCGATATCACGGTGATCTGGCCTTTGCAGATCGGGAGCGACCTGATGCGGCGGACGCCGTTTATCGTCGAGTTGCGCAACGTGCCGTTCCGGAACCAGGAGCAGATTCTGTTTTATATCGCGGACCGGCTGCCGCGGCTGATTGGCGGTGCGATGGATGCGCGCGGCAACGGGCAGTATCTGGCGGAGACGGCGGCGGATCGTTACGGCGCGCGAATCGCGCAGGTGATGCTGTCGGAGGCGTGGTATCGCGAGAACATGCCGCGCTATAAGGCGGCGTTCGAGGACAACACGATCACGATTCCGAAGGACGCGGACGTGCTGTGGGACCATCGCGGGATAGTACTCGAGCGCGGCGTCGCGAAGATCGCGGAGCGGCGCGCGGGCAGGGACGGCAAGGGGCGGCATGGGGACAGCGCGATCGCGGGCGCGCTCGCATACTTTGCGTCGCGCGAGGGCGGAAGAGAGATCGCGTACACGCCGGTGGCGCGGGAGCGGTTCGCGAGGAGCGGGCGCGGGTACTGAGCTGGGAGAGGAGAGAAGAGATCCGAAACCTCACGAGGTTTCGGGCTTCCCGCGGCGAGGAAGATGCGGGCTACGCCCTGTTAGTAGAGGATTCTCGGACGGGAGCATCGTGAATGAAGCAGACGGTCTTGGTGTGAACAACTCGAGTGAGCGGCCCGTCTCCGTGTCATCCCGAGTGAGCCTTGCGACGAGGGAGGTGAGGGTGGCGGATCGCGAGACGGGGGAAGTTCCGGTTCCTCGCCGCGCCCAGAATGACGGAGGGAGAAGTAGCTATTGAGGTGATTGCACTAGCAGGCGATCCAGAACCCTCACCTACCCGCCGCGGAGGCGGCGGGCCTCCTCTCCCGTAAAATAACGGGCGAGGGAAAGATCGGGATTCCTCGCTGTGAAGAGGTCGCTCGGAATGACACGCAGGCGCCCGAGCGTGCAGGCGTAGTTAACGGTTGAAGTGACTTGGGTAATTGAGCGCAGGCCGAAGTTTATCGAGCAGAAGAGGAAGTGAGTAATGAAGCTATACGATTCGTATGGACGCGAAGTGGATACCGGAAAGCTGCGCGCGGAGCAGGCGTCCGCGACCATGACCGGGGTGCGCAACAGCTTCGCCGCGATGCATCCGTCGGCCGGACTCACGCCCGATCGGCTTGCGCAGATCTTGCGGGAAGCCGAGGCGGGTGATCCGTATCGATACCTCGAACTCGCGGAGGAAATGGAGGAGAAGGACCTGCATTACCTGGCCGTGCTCGGGACCCGCAAGCAGGCGGTCGCGCAGCTCGATGTCACAGTCGCGGCGGTATCGGGTTCGGCGGAGGATCGGCGCGCGGCTGACCTGGTGCGCGAACTGCTGGTGGATGGGCCGGTGCCGCTGGAGAGCGCGTTGCTCGATATTCTCGACGCGATCGGCAAGGGCTTTTCGGCGACGGAAATAATCTGGGACACGAGCGGGCGGGAATGGGCGCCGCTTCATCTTAAGTGGCGGGACCCGCGCTGGTTCGAGTTCGACTGGGTCTCCGGAGAAGAGGTGCTGGTGCGCACGCTGGGCGGCGAGCGGGAGGCGGAGGCGGGAGCGTCGCGCCCGCGTCATCTGGCGGCGCGCGGCGTCTTGGGGGCGAGCGCCGAAGAGAGGAGGGCGCAGCCGTTTACGGCGCCGCTCGCGCCGTACAAGTTCATAGTACATTTCAGCAAGGCGAAGGCTGGACTGCCTATACGAGGTGGAATAGCACGTGCGGCCGGGTGGGCATACCTATTCAAAAACTACGTACTCAAGGACTGGGTAACCTTCACTGAGATATTCGGACAACCACTTCGAATAGGCAAATATCATCCGGGCGCGACCGAACAGGACCGGAACACACTACTCCGGGCGGTAGCCAATATCGGCACCGATGCGGCGGCGATAATTCCGGAATCGATGCAGATCGAGTTTACCGAAGCGCGCCAGAGCGGCAGCGCAGAACTGTATCAGAAATTCTGCGAGTACCTTGACGCGCAAGTGAGTAAAGCGGTGCTGGGGCAAACGCTCACGACTGAGATGACGCACGCGGGCGGATCGAGGGCCGCCGCGGAGGTTCATCAGGCAGTGCGGGCGGATATCCTGAACGGCGATGCGCGGCGGATTTGCGCGACGCTGGCGCGCGACCTGGTGCGTCCGATCGTGGATTTGAATCTGGGACCGCATCGGAGATATCCGAAGATCAAACTGGGAATGGCGGAGCATGAGGATGTGAAGGCGTTGGTGGAGATCGTCGCGATGCTGGCGGATCGCGGGCTCAGGATCAGCCAGAAGGCGATGCTCGAGAAGTTGGGAATTGCGGAGGCGGGTGAGAATGAGGCGGTGCTCGGACGGGCAGGCGCATAGCGCGGGAAGGAAGAGAAGAAGAGGATCCAGACATGCGAAACCCCTCACGGGTTTCGCGCTTCCTGGGGTGACGCGAAGCCGACTTCGGGCCGCAGGGCCGAATCGCAATAAGAGAGGATGCGCGCTACGCGCTGCTAGTAAGGGATAGGAAGGAACGGAACTGAGCGGTTCGATTTGTCGTTGTGGCGCGGAAAAACGATGCGGGCTACGCCCTGTTAGTAAGGGGGGAAGGAGGAGGTGGAGAACGCGAGCGTCGTGGTGATGGTTGAACGCGGGGAGGAAGGATGCGGGCTACGCCCTGTTAGTAGGGAAGAAAGGAACCCGCGATGCGCTTGCCGAAAAGTTTGGTGTGTCATGCCGGGCGGCGGCGGCCTTCCTGGTACCTCGCCCGCTTGGTTGCGGGAGAGGTCGCCGAAGCGCGCCAGCGATGAGGCGGGTGAGGGTGCAGTCGGCGCGAGTAAAAGGTCCGGCATTCTTCGCCTGCGCAGCCTTGGGCTCACAATGACAAGGCGAAGAGGTCGATCGTTTCGTGTCAACCCGAGCGGAGGCTGCCGGAGTCGAAGGAACCCGATTCTCTGCTCGCGACGGCTGCACCCTCACCTACCTCTTTATCCTGGAGCGATTCGGCCCTGCGGCCCGAAGTCGGCTTCGCGTGCGTTCCGTGACTTCGGCCTCCTCTCCCGCAACCAAGCGGGCGAGGTATAGGAAAGATCCGGGATTCTTCGGCTCTGCAGACTCCGCCTCAGAATGACAAAAAGTAGAGTCGCGCGTTAAGCAAGTGATCATTCTAGCGACGGAGTTTTCGCGCATCGCGTCGCAATTGATCAGCAGGTCGGGGGCCCACTACACAAGGCGGGCGGCGTCGGATAAGAATGGGGCATCATGCGGGTGAGGGCGCGATTTTTTGTCGGCGCGGCGATTATCGTGGTCGCGATCGGGTACCTGATCGTGAGCGCAATTCGCACGACGTCGGAATATTATCTCACGGTGAATGAGGCGATCGCGCGCAAGGCGGAGCTTGGCGATCAGCGGGTCAGGATCGCGGGGCGGGTGAAGGCGGGCACGATCAGTTGGGAGCCGGCGACGCTGACGCTGAAATTCGAGATGGCGCAGATTCCGGATGCGCCGGCGGGTGCGATCACGCCGGTCGCGGCGAGCCCTGCGTCGGAGCTGCGGGTGATCGCGGCGGGCGAGCCGAAGCCGGACATGCTCGCGGCGGGGCGCGACGTGATCGTGGAGGGGACGCTCGGCGCGGGCGGGAACGTCATCGCGACGCAGGTGCTGACGAGCTGCCCTTCCAAGTACAAGCCGAAGCAAGCGGAGTAGCGGCGGGTTTTTTCGATGCCTGACCTTGGCAAACTGGCGCTCGGGATCGCGCTGCTGCTCGCGGTGTATTCGATCGGCGCGAATATTTATGGCGCGCGGCGCGGCGCGCCGGATTTCGTCGTGAGTGCGCGGCATGCGGTTTGGGCGATGTGCGCGATGGTGACGATCGCGGTCGTCGCGCTGTGGATGGCGCTGCTCAGGAGCGATTTTTCGCTCGAGTACGTCGCGGCGTATTCGAGCACGACGCTGCCGGCGCTTTACAAGATTACGTCGCTGTGGGGTGGGCAGCAGGGCTCGCTGCTGTTCTGGACGTGGCTGCTCGCGATTTTCACGTCGATCGCGGCGCTGCAGAATCGGCGGCGGAATCCCGAGATCGCGCCGTACGCGCTGGCGGTGATGGCGGGCGTCGCGGTGTTTTTCCTGGGCATGCTGAACTTCGTCACGCGGCCGTTCGATTTGCTCGCGGCGATCCCGGCGGAAGGGAGCGATCTGAATCCGCTGCTGCAGAACTACTGGATGGCGATTCATCCGCCGTCGCTCTATATCGGCTACGTGAGCTCGACGGTGCCGTTTGCGTTCGGCGCGGCGGCGCTGATCACCGGCAAGCTCGACGACGCGTGGATCCGCACGACGCGCAGGTGGGCGATCGTTTCGTGGTTCTTCCTGACGCTCGGCAACCTGTTCGGCGCGCGGTGGGCCTACGAGGTGCTCGGCTGGGGCGGCTACTGGGCGTGGGATCCGGTCGAGAATGCGGCCTTCATGCCGTGGCTGGTGATGACCGCGTATCTTCATTCGGTGATGATCCAGGAGCGCAAGGACATGCTGAAGGTGTGGAACCTTGCGCTGATTGGTCTGGTCTTTGG
This Candidatus Binatus sp. DNA region includes the following protein-coding sequences:
- a CDS encoding cytochrome c maturation protein CcmE — protein: MRVRARFFVGAAIIVVAIGYLIVSAIRTTSEYYLTVNEAIARKAELGDQRVRIAGRVKAGTISWEPATLTLKFEMAQIPDAPAGAITPVAASPASELRVIAAGEPKPDMLAAGRDVIVEGTLGAGGNVIATQVLTSCPSKYKPKQAE
- a CDS encoding phage protein Gp27 family protein, which gives rise to MEEKKAAPAVEESARSERIPFKPTLKHRTWKIAGLPDDLRAELDRQLGNNTFQSSRALSKWLGENGYEISHAAIHKYGQKFERRLAAVRIASEQARIVCDQFKNDDDEAMQNALMRLVQSQLFQVLVAVNETAKRTPQGRVADVIPVNLTALARSVAGLLRVDAERRRWSERTRARIEQAAETIEAAKSEGLSENVASRIRGVLMAIEE
- a CDS encoding DUF935 domain-containing protein, coding for MKLYDSYGREVDTGKLRAEQASATMTGVRNSFAAMHPSAGLTPDRLAQILREAEAGDPYRYLELAEEMEEKDLHYLAVLGTRKQAVAQLDVTVAAVSGSAEDRRAADLVRELLVDGPVPLESALLDILDAIGKGFSATEIIWDTSGREWAPLHLKWRDPRWFEFDWVSGEEVLVRTLGGEREAEAGASRPRHLAARGVLGASAEERRAQPFTAPLAPYKFIVHFSKAKAGLPIRGGIARAAGWAYLFKNYVLKDWVTFTEIFGQPLRIGKYHPGATEQDRNTLLRAVANIGTDAAAIIPESMQIEFTEARQSGSAELYQKFCEYLDAQVSKAVLGQTLTTEMTHAGGSRAAAEVHQAVRADILNGDARRICATLARDLVRPIVDLNLGPHRRYPKIKLGMAEHEDVKALVEIVAMLADRGLRISQKAMLEKLGIAEAGENEAVLGRAGA